Proteins from one Mycteria americana isolate JAX WOST 10 ecotype Jacksonville Zoo and Gardens chromosome 1, USCA_MyAme_1.0, whole genome shotgun sequence genomic window:
- the RSPH1 gene encoding radial spoke head 1 homolog, producing FTFDQEYDGERNSEGERHGRGKAQLPNGDTYDGEYEHGFRSGQGTYRFRNGACYIGEYLQNKKHGQGIFFYPDGSKYEGDWVNDRRHGYGEYTYANGDTYTGEWFNHNRHGQGIYVYKDTGSKYVGGWVNGNQEGEAELIHLNHRFKGKFLNGNPVGHGKYVFDIGCEQHGEYIQSEQDKGEGEEEEEPSLLVAPKWKASEITKLTRWTPHGENPPSPREASLVVAAAAEAVEERAAAAVTEEEKMPSIAVTDESAEGRDDEPSLHELSSEVFSPARDAGEEDEGSREEEENKDQEDQGTTSLEDKEDESKEAE from the exons ttcacatttgatCAGGAGTATGATGGTGAACGCAATTCAGAAGGTGAGCGACATGGACGTGGAAAAGCACAGCTACCCAATGGTGACACATACGATGGAGAATATGAACATGGTTTCAGAAGTGGACAA GGGACCTACAGATTTAGAAATGGTGCTTGCTACATTGGAGAatatcttcaaaacaaaaagcatggccagggtatttttttttatccagatGGATCAAAATATGAAG GAGACTGGGTGAATGACCGGAGACATGGCTATGGAGAGTATACGTATGCAAATGGAGACACCTATACTGGAGAATGGTTTAACCACAATAG gCACGGGCAAGGTATATATGTCTATAAAGACACAGGATCCAAGTATGTTGGTGGCTGGGTAAATGGAAACCAGGAAGGAGAAGCTGAACTTATCCACCTAAACCATAGATTTAAGGGCAAGTTTTTGAATGGAAAT CCTGTAGGTCATGGCAAATATGTCTTTGATATTGGATGTGAACAGCATGGTGAATACATACAATCAGAGCAG GataaaggagagggagaagaagaggaggaaccctcatTACTTGTTGCACCAAAATGGAAAGCATCAGAAATTACCAAATTAACACGCTGGACTCCCCATGGGGAAAACCCACCTTCTCCCAGAGAAGCCTCCCtagtggtggcagcagcagcagaagcagttgaagaaagagcagcagcagcagtaactgaagaggagaaaatgcCATCAATTGCAG TCACTGATGAATCTGCTGAGGGTAGGGATGATGAGCCTTCTCTTCATGAATTATCCAGTGAAGTTTTTAGCCCAGCAAGGGATGcaggagaggaagatgaaggaagcagggaggaagaagaaaacaaagatcaGGAGGATCAAG GAACTACTAGTTTAGAGGATAAGGAGGATGAATCAAAGGAAGCAGAGTAA